The genomic interval GGGGTATTAACTTTAAAATTCTACCTTCCTCATTAGCTGGTCGTTTTTCAATAAAAATATCCAGCCGCTCACTGGGCAAATAGCGCTCAATCTGTTCCGCCCACTCGATAATGGTTACCCCCGAGCCGTAAAAATATTCTTCGTAACCTAAATCTTCCAGTTCTTCAGGACTTGTTAGTCTGTAAACATCCAGGTGGTAAAAAGGTAACCTTCCGTTATACTCATTGATCAATGTAAATGTGGGACTGGTGACCCGCCGGTTAATGCCCAATCCCCTGGCTACGCCGCTGGTAAAACAAGTTTTACCGGCACCCAAGTCTCCATTTAATGTAATTACGTCCCCCGCTTGGAGCAAACCGCCCAGTATGGTCCCTAACCTAACCGTTTCTCCGGCTGAATTTGTTTCCAAAACTTCCAAAATACTACCTCCAAGAAATTTATATCATATCTATTATAAATTATAACCCCTTTCAACACTGTACAGATATAATTATAACAAATGCGGGCTCATTAAAAAGAATACATTAAAAAAAAGTGGACCCCTTTGCCCACTTTTACACTATATGATATTAGCCCTGCGCTTATTTTTTTTTATTTCCTGACAAGTAAACTCGTCCAGAAAATCTTTAATACTTTCAACATCAAAAGGTTTTGCCATACAGCGTAAAGCCCCTTGTTTTTGAGCCTGGTAAATAGTATCTTCGGATCCGTAAGCGGTCATTATAACGACCCGCGTATCTGGAAACATTTTTTTTATTTTACCCAATGCCTCCAAACCATCCATTATGGGCATGCGCACATCCATAAAAACAAGATCCGGTCGTAAAGCGCGAACCTTTTCCACTGCCTCAAGGCCGTTTTCGGCGGAATGTGCCCGGTGACCAAGCTCCTTGATAACAATGTCGAGCAAATAACGAACTCCGGGTTGATCATCCACCACCAAAATATCTAAGCAATTTGAGCCCATAAAG from Desulfallas thermosapovorans DSM 6562 carries:
- the tsaE gene encoding tRNA (adenosine(37)-N6)-threonylcarbamoyltransferase complex ATPase subunit type 1 TsaE, whose amino-acid sequence is MEVLETNSAGETVRLGTILGGLLQAGDVITLNGDLGAGKTCFTSGVARGLGINRRVTSPTFTLINEYNGRLPFYHLDVYRLTSPEELEDLGYEEYFYGSGVTIIEWAEQIERYLPSERLDIFIEKRPANEEGRILKLIPRGIRHNKLVEELMHYVRAGH
- a CDS encoding response regulator — encoded protein: MGSNCLDILVVDDQPGVRYLLDIVIKELGHRAHSAENGLEAVEKVRALRPDLVFMDVRMPIMDGLEALGKIKKMFPDTRVVIMTAYGSEDTIYQAQKQGALRCMAKPFDVESIKDFLDEFTCQEIKKNKRRANII